From Triticum urartu cultivar G1812 chromosome 2, Tu2.1, whole genome shotgun sequence, a single genomic window includes:
- the LOC125540497 gene encoding transportin-1 — translation MATGAAALWQPQEEGLREICAVLEAHISPNSDQARIWQQLQHYAQFPDFNNYLVFLLARGQGKSFEVRQAAGLLLKNNLRAAFVSMPPSSQQYIKSELLPCIGATNRAIRSTVGTVISVLFQIVGVTGWIELFQALHQCLDSNDLDHMEGAMDAIYKICEDVPEELDVDVPGLSERPINVFMPRMLQFFQSPHASLRKLSLGCINQYIVVMPSALYMAMDQYLQGLFVLVKDPSADVRKLVCSAWVQLVEVRPSILEPHLKNVTELILQANKDSDDEVALEACEFWSAYCDVSMPPEGLREFLPRLIPTLVSNMVYTDDDESLADAEEDESFPDRDQDLKPRFHASRLHGSENGEDDDDDDAVNAWNLRKCSAAGLDVLSNVFGDDILPTLMPLIQQNLARTDDESWKEREAAVLSIGAIAEGCITGLYPHLPQMVAFLIPLLDDKFPLIRSITCWTLSRYSKFIVQSLGHPNGREQFDKILMGLLRRILDTNKRVQEAACSAFATLEEEAAEELVPRLEVILQHLMCAYGKYQRRNLRILYDALGTLADAVGAELNQLDIFMPPLIAKWQQLPNSDKDLFPLLECFTSIAQALGPGFSQFAEPVFVRCISLIQTQQLAKVDPAAAGALYDKEFIVCALDLLSGLTEGLGGGIESLVAQSNLRDLLLQCCVDEAPDVRQSALALLGDISRVCPIHLQPRLQEFLTAAAKQLTPQSVKDAVSVANNACWAIGELAIKIGKEISPVVISVVSCLVPILTTPESLNKSLIENSAITLGRLSWVCPDIVAPHMEHFMQAWCNALCMIRDDFEKEDAFHGLCAMVAANPTGAVSSLAHVCQACASWNEIKSEGLHNEVSQILNGYKQMLGAAGWEQCMSTLEPAVVQRLARYGV, via the exons ATGGCgaccggggcggcggcgctgtgGCAGCCGCAGGAGGAGGGGCTGCGCGAGATCTGCGCGGTGCTGGAGGCGCACATCTCCCCCAACTCGGACCAGGCCCGCATCTGGCAGCAGCTCCAGCACTACGCCCAGTTCCCCGACTTCAACAACtacctcgtcttcctcctcgcccGCGGACAG GGAAAATCTTTTGAAGTACGGCAAGCTGCCGGTCTTCTATTGAAAAATAATCTGCGAGCGGCTTTCGTTTCCATGCCTCCATCATCTCAGCAATACATCAAATCCGAGTTGTTGCCATGTATAGGGGCAACTAACAGGGCAATTAGGTCCACAGTTGGAACTGTTATCAGTGTACTCTTTCAAATTGTTGGAGTCACTGGATGGATCGAGTTGTTTCAGGCTCTACATCAATGTTTGGACAGTAATGATCTGGATCATATGGAAGGTGCTATGGATGCTATCTACAAG ATATGTGAAGATGTTCCTGAAGAGCTTGATGTTGATGTTCCTGGCTTGTCCGAACGACCAATTAATGTATTCATGCCACGGATGCTGCAG TTTTTCCAGTCCCCCCATGCAAGTCTTCGAAAACTATCACTGGGCTGTATCAACCAGTATATCGTGGTGATGCCATCG GCGTTGTATATGGCCATGGATCAGTACCTGCAGGGCTTATTCGTCCTTGTGAAGGATCCTTCAGCGGACGTCCGGAAactg GTTTGCTCGGCCTGGGTTCAGCTCGTTGAAGTGCGGCCATCAATTTTGGAG CCACATTTGAAAAATGTTACTGAATTGATCCTGCAAGCTAACAAAGATTCAGATGATGAAGTTGCTCTGGAGGCTTGTGAATTCTG GTCAGCGTATTGTGATGTTAGCATGCCCCCTGAAGGACTGCGGGAGTTCTTGCCACGCTTAATACCA ACTTTGGTGTCAAATATGGTCTACACTGACGATGATGAATCACTCGCTGATGCTGAG GAAGACGAATCCTTTCCGGACAGGGACCAG GATTTGAAGCCCCGTTTCCATGCCTCTCGATTGCATGGATCTGAAAATGGAGAAGATGAT GATGATGATGATGCTGTAAATGCTTGGAACTTGCGGAAATGTAGCGCTGCTGGGTTGGATGTCCTTTCTAATGTTTTTGGAGACGACATTCTGCCGACTTTAATGCCTTTGATTCAG CAAAATTTGGCTCGGACAGATGATGAGTCCTGGAAGGAGCGGGAAGCTGCTGTTTTATCGATTGGTGCTATAGCAGAGGGATGCATCACTGGGTTATATCCCCACCTTCCACAG ATGGTTGCCTTCCTAATCCCACTTCTTGATGATAAGTTTCCTCTTATTCGGAGTATTACTTGCTGGACCCTCTCCCGATACAGCAAGTTCATTGTTCAG AGCCTTGGCCATCCAAATGGCCGCGAACAATTTGATAAGATCCTCATGGGTTTGCTCAGAAGGATATTGGATACTAACAAAAGAGTGCAGGAGGCTGCCTGTTCTGCATTTGCAACGCTTGAAGAG GAGGCAGCAGAAGAACTAGTACCGCGACTGGAAGTCATTTTGCAGCACCTTATGTGTGCATATGGAAAATACCAG AGGCGGAACCTTAGGATACTCTATGACGCTCTTGGTACCCTTGCTGATGCTGTTGGAGCAGAGCTAAACCAG CTTGATATATTTATGCCGCCATTAATCGCGAAGTGGCAGCAACTTCCCAACTCTGACAAGGATCTATTTCCGCTGCTTGAATGCTTTACATCTATCGCACAG GCACTGGGACCAGGATTTTCTCAGTTTGCTGAGCCAGTGTTTGTGAGGTGCATCAGTCTTATCCAAACCCAGCAGTTGGCAAAG GTTGATCCTGCTGCGGCAGGTGCGTTGTATGATAAAGAGTTCATTGTCTGTGCATTGGACCTGTTGTCTGGGCTTACAGAAGGACTTGGTGGCGGTATAGAAAGCCTG GTTGCGCAAAGCAACTTGAGAGATCTACTTCTGCAATGCTGCGTTGATGAGGCACCTGATGTTCGACAAAGTGCTCTGGCCCTTCTTGGCGACATTTCTAGG GTCTGCCCTATACATCTTCAGCCACGGCTCCAAGAATTCCTTACTGCTGCAGCAAAGCAATTG ACTCCACAATCTGTGAAGGATGCTGTGTCAGTTGCTAACAATGCTTGTTGGGCCATTGGAGAATTAGCAATCAAG ATTGGCAAAGAAATTTCACCTGTGGTGATCAGTGTTGTTTCATGCTTGGTTCCTATTCTAACAACCCCAGAG AGCTTGAATAAGTCACTCATTGAAAATAGTGCAATCACTCTCGGGAGGCTTTCATGGGTCTGTCCAGACATTGTGGCCCCTCATATGGAGCATTTCATGCAAGCCTGGTGCAACGCCTTGTGCAT GATAAGAGATGATTTCGAGAAAGAGGATGCATTCCATGGTCTTTGCGCAATG GTGGCAGCAAACCCCACAGGGGCCGTGAGCTCACTAGCCCACGTATGCCAGGCCTGTGCAAGTTGGAAT GAGATAAAAAGCGAAGGTTTGCACAATGAAGTGTCCCAGATTTTGAATGGCTACAAGCAG ATGCTCGGAGCTGCCGGCTGGGAACAGTGCATGTCCACCCTGGAACCAGCAGTGGTGCAGAGATTAGCGAGATACGGGGTCTGA